The following nucleotide sequence is from Nocardioides daedukensis.
TGTGCGTATTCAGACTGAGCCGCGGTCAGGGCGGCTGCCGCCATTGGGTGAGGCTCTCCGACCGGCTCCCGCTCGAGCGACCATCGGACGGGAAGGACCTTGGCTCCATCGGCGACTTGGAAGGCGTCGAGGTCCTCGGCGTCCTGTGCCGGGTCGAGCTGGAAGTGTGCGGTGACCTGGTCGTCGTCGTACGTCCTGCTCCAGGTGTCGCCGACCTTGAGTTCGCCGTCGAGAAGCTGCCAGGCCAGCTCGTTCAGGATCCTGGTGTTGTCGCGCATGCTGAACATCCAGTCGTCGCCGGGGTCACTGCCCAGGCACGGACGACTCCACATGTGCAGCTCGGGGAATCCACGCTCGGCGAGTCCAGCGGTGTAGGCGAAGTCGCTGCCCTCCCCGTCGGGATCGAAGATCGTGTAAACCGTCCAGAACGGGTGCTGCTCGTCGCCGTGCTGTCTGCTCATCGGGACCTCCTGGAGTCGTTCCCAAGAAGTTAGGTGAGATCACCGACAGGCCGCGGGCGTTATCCACAGGCTCGGTTCACCGTGCTCAGGCGTCCACATCCACGCTGGCATTGGGAATGCTCACCGACGCGCCGACCTCGCCCTCTTCAGGCTCAAAGCCACTGATGAAGATGTCGGTCAGTGCAGATCCAATCTGGCTGGCGTAGTGGTTCAGGACCCAGATCGCAGCGAGACACAAGGCAATCATCAGAAGGGCCCGGATCAGCTGCCTTGAAGCGCTCGCACGCCGTACGGGCCTGCGCTTCGCGGGTCCTGGACGCTTCGCTGAAGAACGGCTCGCAGCAGCAGGCTTGGTCGAGAATTGTCCACTACGTGGCTCGGTGGCGGGAGGCAGCGCGACCGCGGCTCGGCGTGCGAACCTGACGACGGCCTCTGCGTGCAGCGTCGGCGGTCGCGATAAGAGCATGTCGACGAGATTCGCTGTCGAGCAGACCATGACGTCGCGGGCCCAGCCCTCGATCGCATCGTCTCGCACGAAACACATGGCACCGGTAACAGGCAGTCCACCCATGGCCACGGAGACCGCAAGGGCAGCCTCTGCCGCTCCCACCACGGCCATCTCCCGGCTGCGGCCGTTCTGCCTGAGGACCTGATCACGTACGGCGATTGCGCCCGACCAGTTCTTGCTGTCGATGACGAAGGCACCACCAGGACCGATCACCACGTGGTCGATGTTCGCGCGGGGACGTCCCGGCCAAGCAACGTCGTGAAGCACCACCCAGCCTTGGTCGAGTAGCGGCTGAAGCACCGCTGCCGTTGCGTTTTCACCTTCTGCGCCGCGCTCGAAGCGTTCGGCCGCACGGGCATGACGATCAGCCTTCTCACGCTGCCTGCGCGCGTACTCGCGCGATGACTCCCCCGCCATTCAGTGCCTCCCAACACTCCTGATCAGGAGGGTAGGACAGCTTGCAGGCTCGCGGACCAGAATGCGCAGAGTGGGCTTACTGCTTCCGATTCATTTCCGACCCTGCCCCGTCACTCTCTGAAGGCGCTTACTGCATCCCACAATGCGCCGCGCCCGCGAGTGCTGGGCAGGGCCTTCCGCACAGCTTCGCGCGCCGTGGCCGGGTCCTCGTCGAGCAGCACCGAGAGGGTGACGGCGATGGAGGGCGTGCGTTGTTCGGCCGCGACACAGTGCAGGAAGACCGTGTGCCCCTCGGCTCGCAGTCCGCGCACCGCATCGGCGGCGTCGTACAAGGCGAAGTGCAGGTTGGGGTTGTCGGCCGGGTCGTCACGATCCATCAGCCGCGACTCGACGATGACAGCAGCACCCTCGTGGCAGGACTGGTCGCGGCCGACTCGACAGGCGGCGACGACGGCGGTGGCGCCGTGCCCGCGGGAACGATGGGTGCCGAGCAGCACGCCGGGGTCAACCGGGTGGGGTACGACGTCGCGCGATGCGCTCTCGGTGTAGCTCACGTCGGCGACACCGGGCCACCCCGCAGAATCGGGCTTCCCGCCACGCACGGTCAGGGTGCCCAGCTCGGTCAGGTCATGACCGTCTCGACCGGGCCAGCCGTGCACAGCACGGCGCCAGCGCCACGGGACCGCACTGGCGCCCCACCGCGCACCGAGCAGGCCGCCGGCGATGGCAGCAACGGTGTCGGTGTCGTTCCCGACGCGAACCGCCGCGTGCAGCGCGTCCTGGAGGTGCAGGCACGGGAATCGATGTGCAGCCGGGTCCAATTCGGGAACCGGCGTCGCGTGAATGGCGGCGACTGCGGCTTGCAAGGCGGTCACAGTGAAACCGTTGGGCGTGAACCGAGCAGCCGGACCTGCGATCGCCTCGTCGAGCCAGTCCTGCCACTGCTGGCGACGCTCGGGAGGAAGCAGGTCAAGGCCCGCACAGAAGTCGATGCGGCCTTCCAGCACGGCAACCCGGATCGCTTCTCCCCAGAGGATGCAGGACTCGGTGGCCAGCGGGTCGCCATGGGTCAGTGACGCGATCAGCTGGGCCGCGCGTGCTGCCTGCTCGCGGTCCTCGAGGTGGGCCAGCGCCACGGGCGCGGTGCGCATCAGTGCACCGTTGCCGGCGGAGCGTGGGTTGCGACGGGCGTGGTCCGCGGCGACCGCCGTCATCACGGTCGCCGTACCGCTCTCACCCGAGTCGAGACGTCGACGCGTGGCCCCGAGCACCGCGCTGGTCTGGATGCCGATGTCGGCAGGGCCGTCGTCGTACCAGCGCAGGAAGCCATCGGCGATAGCGTCGAGCGCCTCGACCGAGGCGAGGTCTGCACCGGTGGCAGCAACTTCGGCGATGCAGAGCGTCATCGATGTGTCGTCACTCCACTCCCCCGCCGCGAAGTTGCCCAGGCCGCCGCCCTTCATCTCGGCGAACTCATCGGCGGCCGGCGGCCGAGCGAACTCGTAGGGCACCCCGAGGGCGTCGCCCGACGCGAGGCCGAGGAGTACGCCGACGGCGCGGTCGGTCTGGGCAGTGGTGAGGTTCATGATCATCCCTTCCTACCCTGGGTGCGGAGCACCAGGTCGTCGATGACTTCGTCGCGCGTGGTGACGAAGTGTGGCAGCAGAGCTGCGAGGTGGTGGTGCGCGAACGGCACCGCCGGGATGGAGAGGACCAGCAGCACAGAGCGGCCCTGGAGCAGGAACTTGACCATCGAGTGGGTGCTGTTGAGCACGCTGACTTCGAGGGCGGCCTGCCGGCGGCTGCGGACGTCATGGGCCAGGCGGGTGAGGATCTCCACCATGGGCATCCCGTGACTGACGCGCACATAGATCGGCGTGCCGTCGTGGGTGATGACGAAGTCCCCATCCTCATCCTGCGGCGGCACCTCATCGAAGAGGTAGCCGAGGGATTCGCGGACCAGCTCGATGAGCTCTTCCCGCGAGTCGGAGCGCTGGGCCCATTCCGTCGGGGGCCCGATCGGTGGGCCGTCGTCGAGGTCCACGACGTCTGTCGGCACTTCACGGGAGGCGATGAGCCCGATCGCCGCGATGTCCTGGGCAGCTGGTCCCCAGCCGTTCACGGTGAGGAACTCGGGGAACGGCACCTGGAACTGACCGGACAGCGCCGCGCACGCCATCCGCGCCAGCGTTGCCGGGTCGTCGCCGTGAACCCAGAGGTTGGGGCACTTGTCGTCGTCCTCGGGCAGGTTCCACCCGAGGAGCATGAGCGCCTCGAGCGCCGCCGCTGACAGTTGGAACTGCTCAGCCAGCACCCGATTGCCGGAGACCTCCATGCGCCAGCCGTCGTCGCCGATGCAGCAGAACTGGACATAGGGAGTCACCTCCCCCGAGATGGTGGGAGTTTCGATGATCAGGTGGTCCTCGTCGCCACTCATGGTGGCGATGTATCCGGCCAACTGCTGGCCCAGCGTGACCCAGCCCAAGGTGACCTCAGGCAGTTCGTGATTGGTGTCGTTCATGGCCATACCCCCTTCGCGCACATTTGCGCCTTCTGTGAAGAGATTAGCACGCCGCTGCCATTCGGGCAGATGTGCACTAACCTTGTTCGTATGTCGCCGCCGAGCTCGTTGAGCAGCTACCCCCAACCAAGTGTCGCCGTCGATGTCGCACTTCTGACTGTAGACACGACCACCGACAGAAACGTCGGAAACCGACTCAAGGTGCTGGTCCAGCAGCGCTCCCGCAGTCCGCGCGGCCTGGTCCTGCCCGGCAGATTCGTGCGCAAGGGTGAGACTTTCGCCGACGCCGTACGAGCCACCCTGTCGGAGAAGGTCGGCATCGAGGACGCCGTCGCCGAGCCCCGCCTGCTCAAGATGTACGACGACCCGCGCCGCGACCAGCGCGGCTGGGTCATGTCCGCACTCCACGTGCTCGCGCTGCCGGTCCAGGCCCTCGCTGACGCAAGCGGAGACCTGCTCGCTGTTGACGAGGCGGGGCGCTTGGCCGACCGGCGACACCTGGTCTTCGACCACGACGACATGCTCGCCGCTGCGGTTCAGCGGATGCGCTCGCACTATGAGGCAACGCCCGATCCCTATCGCCTGCTTGGCAACTCGTTCACCCTCGGCCAACTGCGCGACCTGCACGAGTCCGTCCTGGGTGAGCCGCTGTTGAAGGACACCTTCAACCGGCGAATGAAGGGTTATCTGACCGAGAAGATGGTCAAGGGTGAGCCGGTCCGTGAGCAGGAGACGGGTGGGCGCCCGGCCCTCGTCTACGTGCGTTCCAAAGACACCGAACTCAGCCAGCGAGAGCGGCGGAGATTGCTGCTTCCGCGGCGCTGAGCGAATCAAGCCCCGCGCGGGACCGCAGAAAAATTGATCGGCGTAAGGGCCGACGATCTCTCAAGCGCGCCAGGCAGCTCGAAGAAGCCACCGCGACTGCGGCCGAATCCAAACAGGCAGATGAGCACAAACGAGTCAGATTCTTCGGCGGAGAACTCCACTTCGTTGCGGGACACTAGATAGGGCATTCGATCCGACCACCGCGTGGTCTTCACTTCAATGCAGCGTTCCCTCCCCTCGGGTGTATAGCTAAGGACGGCGAATCCAAGCCCATCACCTTCGTCCACCGATACATGCCTGACCGACTCCGCGAACCGATCCTGCCCAGCAACCCGCAGAGTTGCGCGCTCCAGCGCAACGACGGCTTCCTCGCCGGCAAGCCCGAGCCCTCGCCCACTCGCTGATCGTGTGGGTTCTGACGTGTCCCATACGTCAAAAGCCACACAATGATGCGGCCAGACCACCGATATCGAGAACGGGCCCGACACCCGAAGGTGTCGAGCCCGTTCAAGGGTTCAGCGGTTGATCAGCACCGATCAGCTGCAGCCGGAGGTGC
It contains:
- a CDS encoding NrtR DNA-binding winged helix domain-containing protein, producing MLVQQRSRSPRGLVLPGRFVRKGETFADAVRATLSEKVGIEDAVAEPRLLKMYDDPRRDQRGWVMSALHVLALPVQALADASGDLLAVDEAGRLADRRHLVFDHDDMLAAAVQRMRSHYEATPDPYRLLGNSFTLGQLRDLHESVLGEPLLKDTFNRRMKGYLTEKMVKGEPVREQETGGRPALVYVRSKDTELSQRERRRLLLPRR
- a CDS encoding nuclease-related domain-containing protein, with translation MAGESSREYARRQREKADRHARAAERFERGAEGENATAAVLQPLLDQGWVVLHDVAWPGRPRANIDHVVIGPGGAFVIDSKNWSGAIAVRDQVLRQNGRSREMAVVGAAEAALAVSVAMGGLPVTGAMCFVRDDAIEGWARDVMVCSTANLVDMLLSRPPTLHAEAVVRFARRAAVALPPATEPRSGQFSTKPAAASRSSAKRPGPAKRRPVRRASASRQLIRALLMIALCLAAIWVLNHYASQIGSALTDIFISGFEPEEGEVGASVSIPNASVDVDA
- a CDS encoding T3SS (YopN, CesT) and YbjN peptide-binding chaperone 1, which codes for MNDTNHELPEVTLGWVTLGQQLAGYIATMSGDEDHLIIETPTISGEVTPYVQFCCIGDDGWRMEVSGNRVLAEQFQLSAAALEALMLLGWNLPEDDDKCPNLWVHGDDPATLARMACAALSGQFQVPFPEFLTVNGWGPAAQDIAAIGLIASREVPTDVVDLDDGPPIGPPTEWAQRSDSREELIELVRESLGYLFDEVPPQDEDGDFVITHDGTPIYVRVSHGMPMVEILTRLAHDVRSRRQAALEVSVLNSTHSMVKFLLQGRSVLLVLSIPAVPFAHHHLAALLPHFVTTRDEVIDDLVLRTQGRKG
- a CDS encoding ADP-ribosylglycohydrolase family protein, encoding MNLTTAQTDRAVGVLLGLASGDALGVPYEFARPPAADEFAEMKGGGLGNFAAGEWSDDTSMTLCIAEVAATGADLASVEALDAIADGFLRWYDDGPADIGIQTSAVLGATRRRLDSGESGTATVMTAVAADHARRNPRSAGNGALMRTAPVALAHLEDREQAARAAQLIASLTHGDPLATESCILWGEAIRVAVLEGRIDFCAGLDLLPPERRQQWQDWLDEAIAGPAARFTPNGFTVTALQAAVAAIHATPVPELDPAAHRFPCLHLQDALHAAVRVGNDTDTVAAIAGGLLGARWGASAVPWRWRRAVHGWPGRDGHDLTELGTLTVRGGKPDSAGWPGVADVSYTESASRDVVPHPVDPGVLLGTHRSRGHGATAVVAACRVGRDQSCHEGAAVIVESRLMDRDDPADNPNLHFALYDAADAVRGLRAEGHTVFLHCVAAEQRTPSIAVTLSVLLDEDPATAREAVRKALPSTRGRGALWDAVSAFRE
- a CDS encoding DUF3883 domain-containing protein: MRVAGQDRFAESVRHVSVDEGDGLGFAVLSYTPEGRERCIEVKTTRWSDRMPYLVSRNEVEFSAEESDSFVLICLFGFGRSRGGFFELPGALERSSALTPINFSAVPRGA